In Camelina sativa cultivar DH55 chromosome 16, Cs, whole genome shotgun sequence, a single window of DNA contains:
- the LOC109129494 gene encoding uncharacterized protein LOC109129494, which yields MGSYLGIPEILQGSKTKDFSYVKDRLDDRVNGWSAKYLSKGGKEIMIKSVAIALPTHVMSCYKLPQELTSKLTNVISTFWWKSNDKARGMHWVAWDKMCKDRCEGGLGFRALDQFNDVMLAKQFWHVIHCKTSLMARVMRGRSFRNKHPLMAKKPYKPSFAWRSIYSTKALVEQGARWALGSGCSISVWRDPWLPDIRPRPANGRG from the coding sequence ATGGGTTCGTATTTGGGTATTCCAGAAATTCTCCAGGGTTCAAAAACTAAGGATTTTAGCTATGTTAAGGATCGGTTGGATGACCGAGTAAATGGTTGGTCTGCGAAGTATTTATCGAAGGGGGGTAAGGAGATTATGATTAAGTCGGTGGCGATAGCTCTTCCTACCCATGTTATGTCGTGTTATAAACTACCGCAGGAACTGACATCCAAATTAACGAATGTTATTTCTACCTTCTGGTGGAAGTCGAATGATAAGGCTCGTGGTATGCATTGGGTagcttgggataaaatgtgtaaaGATAGGTGTGAAGGGGGCCTTGGTTTCAGAGCTCTGGATCAATTTAATGATGTTATGCTGGCGAAACAGTTCTGGCATGTTATTCATTGTAAGACTTCCTTAATGGCTCGGGTAATGAGAGGCCGATCTTTTAGGAATAAACATCCTCTTATGGCCAAAAAACCGTATAAACCTTCCTTTGCTTGGAGGAGTATCTACTCAACTAAGGCACTGGTGGAGCAAGGCGCGAGGTGGGCGTTAGGCTCTGGCTGTTCTATCTCGGTTTGGCGTGATCCGTGGTTACCAGATATTCGGCCAAGACCAGCTAATGGTCGAGGTTGA